The following are encoded in a window of Ignicoccus islandicus DSM 13165 genomic DNA:
- the metG gene encoding methionine--tRNA ligase subunit beta, protein MEYVDFETFSKIDLRVGKIVEAEDVPNSRKLLKLVVDLGPLGKRQILSGIKKWYKPEELIGRTVVVVANLKPKKMANLESQGMVLMAEEEEGSKPVFIAPVEEVKPGSKVY, encoded by the coding sequence ATGGAGTACGTAGACTTCGAGACCTTCTCGAAAATTGATTTGAGGGTAGGTAAGATAGTGGAAGCAGAGGACGTTCCCAATTCAAGGAAGCTGTTAAAGTTGGTGGTGGACCTCGGACCGCTTGGGAAGAGACAAATTCTAAGTGGTATAAAGAAATGGTATAAACCGGAAGAATTAATCGGTAGGACTGTAGTGGTCGTTGCTAACTTGAAGCCCAAGAAGATGGCTAATCTCGAATCTCAAGGAATGGTTTTGATGGCTGAGGAAGAAGAGGGTAGCAAGCCTGTATTCATTGCACCCGTTGAAGAGGTGAAGCCCGGCTCGAAAGTCTACTGA